Proteins encoded in a region of the Triticum dicoccoides isolate Atlit2015 ecotype Zavitan chromosome 3A, WEW_v2.0, whole genome shotgun sequence genome:
- the LOC119270169 gene encoding uncharacterized protein LOC119270169 — translation MGSAASTDRAERRRRDRAPGHSGASDPPVDVSRKGCKVAPEPKDGEETAPLPGSPSFRIYCQKAARVDALVAEEADENADDDGFASAEDTTMAVRKDDPPHCSGDALLLADTTLAVRKNDPPHCSGDALLLADTTLAVRKNDPPQCSGELPKCKDGWLKFRGQTVVGALHSFIVCHSKRTSAPPPPHPPAAKPPHRPGAASQSVAAEPYL, via the exons ATGGGGTCCGCGGCGTCGACCGACAGGGCCGAGCGGCGGAGGCGGGACCGGGCGCCGGGGCACAGCGGGGCCTCCGATCCCCCG GTGGATGTGAGCAGAAAGGGGTGTAAGGTGGCGCCAGAGCCCAAGGATGGGGAAGAGACGGCGCCGCTGCCGGGCTCTCCCAGCTTCCGGATCTACTGCCAGAAGGCGGCCCGGGTCGACGCTCTGGTGGCAGAGGAAGCCGATGAAAACGCGGACGACGACGGGTTTGCCAGTGCCGAGG ACACTACTATGGCGGTCAGGAAGGACGATCCTCCACACTGCTCCGGCGACGCCCTACTCCTTGCAGACACTACTCTGGCGGTCAGGAAGAACGATCCTCCACACTGCTCCGGCGACGCCCTACTCCTTGCAGACACTACTCTGGCGGTCAGGAAGAACGATCCTCCACAATGCTCCGGCGAG TTGCCCAAATGTAAGGATGGGTGGCTGAAGTTCAGAGGCCAGACGGTCGTCGGCGCGCTGCACAGCTTTATCGTCTGTCACAGCAAGAGAActtcagctcctcctcctcctcatcctcctgctGCGAAACCTCCCCACCGTCCCGGTGCTGCTTCACAATCTGTTGCTGCAGAGCCCTATCTCTGA
- the LOC119270168 gene encoding probable serine/threonine-protein kinase At1g54610 produces the protein MGCLLGKLADAPGSSLFFPAAVTAKAGEGDAEAQLSAPAPVHIAAVKKDASGWPLWLSSAAGDALQGWAPRSADAFQKLEKIGSGTYSNVYKAIEVETGAVVALKKVRVDGVGEAESARFMAREIALLRCLGEHDNVVRLHGLVTSRLATAPSLYLVFEYMDHDLTGLVSAATASGARFTLPQVKCYMKQLLSGIEHCHNKGVLHRDIKSSNLLVSEDGILKIADFGLATHFDPDNPRPMTSQVITLWYRPPELMLGATHYSVGVDLWSVGCVLAELLLSEPIFPGRTEVEQLHKVFKLCGTPADDYWDKLKLPHHTFKPYERCMAQKFKDLEPSTLSLLETLLSIDPDMRGTATDALNSEFFKTEPYACEPSSLPRYPPCKEMDIKLKYEKHKRKLRANGSVERQTNTRKPISQNHGRRRVFTPDVNNKPHGNPKIPRLVTSTSTTKLERFPPPHLDASIGHSIDTLADVTTNEFFSSSVVELKKMPSLLFGHVKSYLNSPKKGMHKAKPSLTMAPSTVLIGAFRPYSLGHPMEVRRKNRDQLRAKGKFPVGAVK, from the exons ATGGGATGCCTCCTCGGTAAGCTCGCGGACGCGCCGGGCTCCTccctcttcttccccgccgccgtgaCCGCGAAGGCCGGGGAGGGCGATGCCGAGGCGCAGCTCAGCGCGCCGGCGCCGGTGCACATCGCGGCGGTGAAGAAGGACGCCTCCGGGTGGCCGCTCTGGCTCTCCTCCGCCGCCGGCGACGCGCTCCAGGGCTGGGCGCCCCGCTCCGCCGACGCCTTCCAGAAGCTCGAGAAG ATTGGGTCGGGCACGTACAGCAACGTGTACAAGGCGATCGAGGTGGAGACCGGGGCGGTGGTGGCGCTCAAGAAGGTGCGGGTGGATGGCGTGGGCGAGGCCGAGAGCGCGCGCTTCATGGCGCGGGAGATCGCCCTGCTCCGCTGCCTCGGCGAGCATGACAATGTCGTCCGGCTCCACGGACTCGTCACGTCGCGCCTTGCCACCGCACCATCCCTGTACCTCGTCTTCGAGTACATGGACCATGACCTCACTGGGCTCGTCTCTGCTGCCACGGCCTCCGGCGCACGCTTCACCTTGCCCCAG GTGAAGTGCTACATGAAACAGCTACTGTCTGGAATCGAGCACTGCCACAACAAGGGTGTCCTTCACCGCGACATCAAGAGTTCGAACCTGcttgtcagcgaggatgggatcctTAAGATAGCTGACTTCGGACTGGCCACTCATTTTGATCCTGATAACCCGCGGCCCATGACTAGCCAAGTGATCACACTTTGGTATCGTCCGCCTGAACTAATGTTAGGTGCCACTCACTACAGCGTTGGTGTTGATCTTTGGAGTGTGGGTTGCGTGTTGGCCGAACTCCTTCTCAGCGAGCCTATATTCCCCGGACGAACAGAG GTGGAACAACTTCACAAGGTTTTCAAGCTATGTGGAACTCCAGCAGACGATTACTGGGATAAACTGAAGTTACCACACCATACATTCAAGCCATATGAGCGGTGTATGGCTCAGAAATTTAAGGACCTGGAACCATCTACCCTATCACTTCTAGAGACTCTCCTATCTATTGACCCAGATATGAGAGGCACTGCAACTGATGCTCTGAACAGTGAG TTCTTCAAGACAGAACCATATGCCTGTGAACCATCAAGCCTTCCACGGTATCCGCCGTGTAAAGAAATGGATATCAAACTGAAGTATGAGAAGCACAAAAG AAAATTGAGGGCGAATGGGTCGGTAGAACGCCAGACAAATACCAGAAAGCCCATCTCACAAAATCATGGTCGCAGAAGAGTATTTACTCCAGATGTCAATAATAAGCCACATGGAAACCCAAAG ATACCAAGACTGGTGACAAGTACAAGCACAACCAAACTCGAGAGATTTCCTCCGCCGCATCTGGATGCATCAATTGGTCATAGCATAGATACCTTGGCCGATGTAACAACCAACGAGTTCTTCTCATCATCGGTTGTGGAGCTAAAGAAAATGCCGAGCCTACTATTTGGTCACGTGAAATCTTACCTGAACAGCCCAAAGAAGGGAATGCACAAAGCGAAGCCAAGCCTCACGATGGCGCCTTCCACGGTTCTAATAGGTGCATTCCGGCCGTACTCGCTTGGCCATCCGATGGAGGTGAGAAGAAAGAATAGGGATCAGCTTAGAGCCAAAGGAAAATTCCCAGTAGGTGCAGTCAAATGA
- the LOC119272838 gene encoding uncharacterized protein At2g34160-like, translated as MQAVRPSAREEAVEQLHAQAMGESEAQEVREVVKAVEEEAPEEKEVAVVGEQKAAHAEVEADEMEVEADIEAEAGVSAKKNRIQVSTNKKPLYFYVNLAKRYMQNYDEVELSALGMAIGTVVTVSEILKNNGLATEKKILTSTIGTKDESKGRLVRKAKIEILLCKSENFNSIMSNKKSHKSVDDEMKV; from the exons ATGCAAGCGGTgaggccgtcggcgagggaggaggcggtggagcaACTGCATGCGCAGGCCATGGGGGAGTCGGAGGCGCAGGAGGTCAGGGAGGTGGTgaaggcggtggaggaggaggcgcctgaggagaaggaggtggcggtggtgggagAGCAGAAGGCCGCCCATGCCGAGGTGGAAGCCGATGAGATGGAGGTGGAGGCGGATATTGAGGCTGAGGCTGGGGTGTCGGCCAAGAAGAACCGGATCCAGGTGTCCACCAACAAGAAGCCGCTTTACTTCTACGTTAACCTCGCCAAG AGGTACATGCAGAACTATGATGAGGTTGAACTCTCTGCTTTGGGGATGG CCATTGGCACTGTGGTGACTGTATCGGAGATCCTAAAGAACAATGGTTTGGCCACAGAAAAGA AGATCCTGACATCAACAATTGGCACCAAAGATGAGTCGAAGGGGCGACTCGTCCGTAAAGCCAAG ATTGAGATCCTGCTATGTAAATCAGAGAACTTCAATAGCATCATGTCCAACAAAAAATCACACAAGTCTGTTGATGATGAGATGAAGGTCTGA